In the genome of Candidatus Neomarinimicrobiota bacterium, one region contains:
- a CDS encoding DUF4837 family protein: protein MMRKIDFIRYSVIALIVVLTLGACERPKEKAIGYDHVITVVCDERNWEACEPILAQTLGKVYQTPPTETLYTFQRISPNDLNTNILNKNLMILTRLEEKSGVTPQVRSMLPDSTINNMRRNPKGYYQQGDAYATGQALVVVIGKNLADLRNRLEINQDQIFNFIEKKMFERNSAFIYRSGEQFELAEKYYNQYGFYLRMMHDYVEIENRPKDNILWLGRDFPYRWLVVSWATPTDSTLGYQLDSLLTNTFGKKLKDVKLNRDYLISEPVWFKQYSTYKYYGLWESKSEVKGGPFIAYGFYEPLKDRIYLISGIVHAPEKAKMPYIRQMETIIRTFDTEIFEVD from the coding sequence ATGATGAGAAAAATAGATTTTATACGCTATTCAGTAATAGCGCTAATAGTCGTCCTAACACTAGGGGCATGTGAGAGACCCAAGGAAAAAGCCATTGGGTATGATCATGTCATTACTGTGGTATGTGATGAAAGAAATTGGGAAGCCTGCGAGCCGATTTTAGCTCAAACTCTGGGGAAGGTATATCAAACTCCTCCCACAGAGACTCTATATACCTTCCAGAGAATCAGTCCAAATGATCTGAACACGAATATACTGAATAAAAATTTGATGATACTGACTCGTCTTGAAGAAAAGAGTGGTGTGACCCCCCAGGTACGTTCCATGCTTCCTGACTCTACCATCAATAATATGCGTCGAAATCCCAAAGGTTATTATCAGCAAGGTGACGCCTACGCTACAGGTCAAGCTCTGGTTGTCGTTATCGGTAAAAATCTTGCCGACCTTCGAAATCGTCTAGAAATCAATCAGGATCAAATTTTCAATTTTATTGAAAAAAAGATGTTTGAGCGAAATTCAGCTTTCATTTACCGATCAGGTGAACAATTCGAGCTTGCTGAAAAGTATTACAACCAATATGGATTTTATCTACGTATGATGCATGATTATGTGGAAATTGAAAATCGACCTAAGGATAATATTCTATGGTTGGGTCGTGATTTTCCATATCGATGGCTGGTGGTTTCATGGGCAACCCCCACGGATTCAACGCTGGGATATCAATTGGATAGTTTGCTGACCAATACATTTGGCAAAAAGTTGAAAGATGTGAAGCTGAATCGGGATTATTTGATTTCAGAGCCTGTCTGGTTCAAACAATACTCCACATATAAATACTATGGTTTGTGGGAATCAAAATCAGAAGTAAAGGGTGGTCCTTTTATAGCGTATGGTTTTTACGAACCTTTAAAAGATCGGATTTATCTAATATCGGGAATTGTCCATGCACCTGAAAAGGCCAAAATGCCATATATTCGACAAATGGAAACTATCATCAGGACATTCGATACTGAAATATTTGAAGTTGATTAA
- the rfbD gene encoding dTDP-4-dehydrorhamnose reductase, translating into MNKRVLITGINGLLGQNIVQEFSRDHEIYGLDLTPSIFGSSHNIQVEQIDLNDTMALEEYVNQVKPDCIIHTAAYTNVDGAEDDQDLAFALNGKVPAAIALICKNNDIPLIHISTDYVFSGDSGPYRETDAGDARGKYAESKLAGEKAVLESGAKVAVIRPNVMYGNGKHLKSSFVAWLLNELRNERSVRIVDDQYNNPTYARRLATVIRVILENKAWGIWHFGSKEVVSRYTFALKIADTFGLSSSLINAISTVDLNQKAPRPLRSGLICEKLNKELGIPIMGIDEELALLKEEMNVS; encoded by the coding sequence TTGAATAAACGTGTATTGATAACAGGAATCAATGGCCTGCTGGGTCAAAATATTGTTCAGGAGTTTTCCAGAGATCATGAAATTTATGGTCTTGATTTAACCCCCAGTATATTTGGTTCATCCCATAATATCCAGGTAGAACAAATAGATTTAAATGACACCATGGCTCTCGAGGAATATGTCAATCAGGTTAAACCGGATTGCATTATTCACACAGCAGCCTATACAAATGTTGATGGGGCAGAAGATGATCAGGATCTAGCCTTTGCTTTGAATGGTAAGGTTCCAGCGGCAATTGCTTTAATTTGTAAGAATAACGATATCCCTCTGATTCACATATCCACGGATTATGTATTTAGTGGTGATTCGGGACCCTATCGGGAAACTGATGCTGGTGATGCCAGGGGTAAATACGCTGAGTCAAAACTTGCTGGAGAAAAAGCTGTTCTGGAATCAGGGGCAAAGGTCGCAGTCATTAGGCCCAATGTCATGTATGGCAATGGGAAACATCTTAAGAGTAGTTTTGTGGCGTGGTTGCTTAATGAATTGCGGAATGAAAGATCGGTCAGAATCGTTGATGATCAGTACAATAACCCTACCTATGCACGTCGACTGGCGACTGTAATTAGAGTGATCCTTGAGAATAAGGCATGGGGTATTTGGCATTTTGGATCAAAAGAGGTGGTTTCGCGTTATACTTTTGCATTAAAAATTGCAGATACTTTTGGGTTGTCCTCTTCATTAATTAATGCAATTTCGACGGTTGACTTGAATCAGAAGGCTCCACGGCCATTGCGCAGCGGTCTGATTTGTGAAAAATTGAATAAAGAGCTGGGAATACCCATCATGGGGATTGATGAAGAGCTGGCTCTGCTTAAGGAAGAAATGAATGTCTCGTAA